From a single Accipiter gentilis chromosome 8, bAccGen1.1, whole genome shotgun sequence genomic region:
- the CIB3 gene encoding calcium and integrin-binding family member 3 isoform X2, which yields MGNKQTVFTPEQLDAYQDCTFFTRKEILRLFYRYRDLAPQLVPLDYTDKPDVTLPYELIGSMPELKDNPFRQRIAEVFSENGDGNMTLDDFLDMFSVLSEMAPRDLKAYYAFKIYDFNNDDYICKSDLEKTVNKLTRNELTPEEVSLVCEKVIYEADVDNDGKLSLEDFQHMIIRAPDFLSTFHIRI from the exons gaCTGCACATTCTTTACAAGGAAAGAAATTCTGAG ACTGTTTTACAGATACCGAGATCTAGCCCCACAGCTAGTTCCACTTGACTACACAGATAAACCAGACGTGACGCTGCCCTATGAACTCATTGGCAGCATGCCAGAGCTGAAG GACAATCCATTTCGTCAGCGGATAGCAGAGGTTTTCTCAGAGAATGGAGATGGCAATATGACTTTAGATGATTTTTTGGACATGTTTTCAGTGCTGAGTGAAATGGCTCCCAGAGACTTGAAAGCttattatgcttttaaaatttatg ATTTTAACAATGATGATTACATATGCAAATCAGATCTAGAGAAAACTGTTAACAAATTAACCCGAAATGAACTTACCCCAGAAGAAGTTAGCCTGGTATGTGAAAAGGTGATTTATGAAGCTGATGTGGACAACGATGGCAAGCTGTCTTTGGAAGACTTTCAGCATATGATAATACGAGCTCCAGATTTCCTCAG CACATTTCACATTCGAATCTGA
- the CIB3 gene encoding calcium and integrin-binding family member 3 isoform X1 — protein sequence MGNKQTVFTPEQLDAYQDCTFFTRKEILRLFYRYRDLAPQLVPLDYTDKPDVTLPYELIGSMPELKDNPFRQRIAEVFSENGDGNMTLDDFLDMFSVLSEMAPRDLKAYYAFKIYDFNNDDYICKSDLEKTVNKLTRNELTPEEVSLVCEKVIYEADVDNDGKLSLEDFQHMIIRAPDFLRSPLFPDSF from the exons gaCTGCACATTCTTTACAAGGAAAGAAATTCTGAG ACTGTTTTACAGATACCGAGATCTAGCCCCACAGCTAGTTCCACTTGACTACACAGATAAACCAGACGTGACGCTGCCCTATGAACTCATTGGCAGCATGCCAGAGCTGAAG GACAATCCATTTCGTCAGCGGATAGCAGAGGTTTTCTCAGAGAATGGAGATGGCAATATGACTTTAGATGATTTTTTGGACATGTTTTCAGTGCTGAGTGAAATGGCTCCCAGAGACTTGAAAGCttattatgcttttaaaatttatg ATTTTAACAATGATGATTACATATGCAAATCAGATCTAGAGAAAACTGTTAACAAATTAACCCGAAATGAACTTACCCCAGAAGAAGTTAGCCTGGTATGTGAAAAGGTGATTTATGAAGCTGATGTGGACAACGATGGCAAGCTGTCTTTGGAAGACTTTCAGCATATGATAATACGAGCTCCAGATTTCCTCAG ATCACCACTCTTCCCTGACAGTTTCTAG